In SAR202 cluster bacterium, one genomic interval encodes:
- a CDS encoding cytochrome oxidase subunit III yields MWAFIGSDCLFFASLVSTYLLYRGKSVVGPYPYEVFNIPYTSVSAFVLLMSSLTMVLALSAIQRGDHARLRIWLLATSILGCIFLGGQYFEFTVFVEQGVTLQGNLFGSSFFTLTSFHGLHVTFGVVILMSFYIMSLRGRLSQDQSLNIELAGLYWHFVDIVWIVIFTVVYLIEAPNIVH; encoded by the coding sequence ATGTGGGCTTTTATAGGTTCAGATTGTTTGTTTTTTGCCTCACTTGTTTCCACCTATTTACTATACAGGGGTAAAAGTGTTGTAGGTCCATATCCTTATGAAGTATTTAATATTCCATATACTTCAGTGAGTGCTTTTGTACTTTTGATGAGTAGTTTAACAATGGTTTTGGCACTAAGTGCAATACAAAGAGGTGACCACGCCAGATTGAGAATTTGGTTGCTTGCAACATCTATTCTGGGATGTATATTTCTTGGTGGTCAGTACTTCGAATTCACAGTCTTTGTTGAACAAGGAGTTACTTTACAAGGTAATTTATTTGGATCAAGCTTTTTCACACTTACAAGTTTTCATGGTTTACACGTTACATTTGGAGTAGTAATCTTGATGTCTTTTTATATCATGTCACTTAGAGGTAGATTATCACAGGATCAAAGTTTGAATATTGAATTAGCCGGTTTGTATTGGCATTTTGTTGATATTGTATGGATTGTAATATTTACCGTTGTTTATCTAATCGAAGCTCCAAACATTGTTCATTAA
- a CDS encoding cytochrome C oxidase subunit IV, whose amino-acid sequence MATEHHNTEHPSSMKYVVIALILSVVTAIEVAVVYVEALSAVLIPILLILSIGKFVVVVGYYMHLKFDNKLFTILFGSGLILAIYVLCALMLLFGVF is encoded by the coding sequence ATGGCTACTGAACATCACAATACAGAACATCCTAGTTCCATGAAGTATGTTGTTATTGCTCTAATATTAAGCGTTGTAACAGCAATAGAGGTAGCTGTTGTGTATGTAGAGGCTCTTTCTGCTGTATTAATACCTATACTGTTAATTCTTTCCATAGGCAAATTTGTTGTTGTTGTTGGGTATTACATGCATCTTAAATTTGATAACAAATTATTTACTATTCTATTTGGTAGTGGTTTGATACTTGCAATTTATGTATTGTGTGCCCTTATGTTATTGTTTGGTGTTTTTTAA
- a CDS encoding DUF1028 domain-containing protein encodes MIGIESSTFSIVGRCNRTGMFGVAVTTSDLSVGSRCPHVQPHVGAITTQASTDPRLGKFALNLLSTGYSAKATMDELSKSDQYIERRQIGIIDVDGRTAARTGKLNGPWAGHQEGNNFIALGNGLVGEEVIKAMSQTFENNSSEDLEQRLMLSLESGLDAGGEIEDMTPYHSAAILVYGSDTFARVDLRVDEHSTAVKELRRILDLYRRRLDYFLMRPIDPDAAVELKDLT; translated from the coding sequence ATGATAGGTATAGAAAGTAGTACTTTTTCAATTGTGGGAAGATGTAACAGAACAGGTATGTTTGGAGTTGCTGTAACTACATCAGATTTATCAGTTGGTTCAAGATGCCCTCATGTACAACCTCATGTGGGTGCGATAACAACCCAAGCATCTACTGATCCTCGTTTGGGTAAATTTGCTTTAAATCTTTTATCTACTGGCTATTCCGCAAAAGCAACTATGGATGAATTATCTAAATCTGATCAATATATAGAGCGTAGACAAATTGGTATCATTGATGTTGATGGTCGTACTGCTGCTCGAACGGGTAAATTAAATGGTCCATGGGCTGGTCATCAAGAGGGAAACAATTTTATTGCATTAGGAAATGGATTAGTAGGTGAAGAGGTCATTAAAGCTATGTCGCAAACCTTTGAAAATAATTCATCTGAGGATTTAGAACAAAGATTAATGTTGAGTTTAGAATCTGGATTGGATGCAGGCGGTGAAATTGAAGACATGACACCCTATCATTCTGCTGCAATTTTAGTTTATGGAAGTGATACCTTTGCTCGTGTAGATTTACGAGTTGATGAACATAGTACTGCTGTTAAAGAGTTACGTAGGATTTTAGATCTCTATAGAAGAAGGTTGGATTATTTTTTAATGAGACCCATAGATCCTGATGCAGCAGTAGAATTAAAAGACTTAACATAG
- a CDS encoding cytochrome c oxidase assembly protein, producing the protein MTDQFSWTEWHLHFEIIIGVLLLQALYIYAIIPLREKYSLASEIDNRRLFYFTLANIIVYIALTSFIHELADRFLFSAHMTQHLLLILVSIPLYIKGVPPWLWTWIFQLKILRVIFRIFANPIIAFFLSNIVIFGFHVPWVYDLSLSNHWLHIVEHLVFMFGALVLWWPLLGASAQVQRLGYPIRIIYLFFQTLPMGFVGAAITFSRGEIYHWYSDLPVLWGLSRIEDQQIGGLIMKIPGAFVFFLFMGIIFFQWYTESERNNSSDSLEELVGQKEKLT; encoded by the coding sequence ATGACTGATCAATTTTCTTGGACTGAGTGGCACTTACATTTTGAAATAATTATTGGAGTTTTATTACTTCAAGCATTATATATTTATGCGATTATTCCACTTAGAGAGAAATATAGTTTAGCATCAGAGATAGATAATAGAAGACTATTTTATTTTACATTAGCTAATATAATTGTATATATAGCCTTAACTTCTTTTATTCATGAACTAGCAGATAGATTTTTATTTAGTGCTCATATGACACAACATCTATTACTGATATTAGTTTCTATTCCGTTATATATAAAAGGAGTTCCTCCATGGCTGTGGACTTGGATTTTTCAATTAAAAATACTAAGAGTTATTTTTCGAATTTTTGCTAATCCGATAATTGCTTTTTTCTTATCAAATATTGTAATTTTTGGATTCCATGTTCCATGGGTATATGACCTTTCATTATCAAATCATTGGCTTCATATTGTCGAACATCTAGTTTTTATGTTTGGAGCATTAGTATTATGGTGGCCATTATTAGGTGCTTCTGCACAAGTGCAAAGATTAGGATATCCAATAAGAATAATATATTTATTTTTCCAAACTTTGCCTATGGGATTTGTTGGGGCAGCTATTACATTTTCTCGAGGAGAAATTTATCATTGGTATAGTGATCTACCTGTTCTGTGGGGTTTAAGCCGAATTGAAGATCAACAAATTGGTGGTCTTATTATGAAGATTCCTGGGGCTTTTGTTTTCTTTCTATTTATGGGGATAATTTTTTTTCAGTGGTATACAGAATCTGAACGTAATAATAGTTCTGATTCATTAGAAGAATTAGTTGGACAAAAGGAAAAATTGACGTAA